From the Bacteroidia bacterium genome, one window contains:
- a CDS encoding DegT/DnrJ/EryC1/StrS family aminotransferase, with protein MIHPPEFIVFGQPRIESEEIDEIISSLRSAWLGTGPKVARFEDMFREYKGASYAAALHSCTAALHLSLLAAGVGPGDEVITTPMTFCATINAIIHSGAVPVLVDVDEASMNITAAAIEAAITPRTKAIMPVHFAGRCCDMVTIMKLAEEHELMVIEDCAHAIESTWHGRQSGSFGDFACFSFYATKNITTGEGGMVLARREEHIDRIKMLGLHGMSRDAWKRFGDDGYKHYQVLEAGFKYNMMDLQAAIGLHQLERIEQYWQRREAIWLRYMEAFADLPVTLPAPIDPASRHALHLFTLLIDEQRCGISRDGFLDRMTQEGIGVGVHYLSIPEHPYYRERYGWLPEQYPQAMHIGRQTVSIPLSPKLSDGDVDRIIHTVRGILLNTV; from the coding sequence TTGATACATCCTCCAGAATTCATTGTATTTGGCCAACCACGGATAGAATCTGAAGAGATCGATGAGATAATCTCTTCCCTCCGCTCCGCCTGGCTTGGTACCGGTCCCAAGGTCGCGCGTTTCGAGGATATGTTCCGGGAGTACAAGGGTGCTTCGTATGCGGCCGCGCTGCATTCCTGCACGGCGGCACTGCATCTCAGTCTGCTTGCGGCAGGCGTGGGACCGGGTGACGAGGTAATCACCACGCCGATGACGTTTTGCGCCACCATCAACGCCATTATTCACAGCGGGGCTGTTCCCGTGCTTGTGGATGTTGACGAAGCGAGCATGAACATCACCGCTGCCGCCATTGAAGCAGCGATCACGCCCCGGACAAAGGCGATTATGCCCGTGCATTTTGCCGGCCGCTGCTGCGATATGGTTACTATCATGAAGCTCGCCGAGGAGCATGAGTTGATGGTGATAGAGGATTGCGCGCACGCCATCGAAAGCACCTGGCATGGCCGGCAGTCCGGCAGCTTCGGGGATTTCGCCTGCTTTTCCTTCTATGCCACCAAGAATATCACCACGGGCGAGGGAGGAATGGTGCTGGCCAGGCGCGAAGAGCACATAGACCGTATCAAAATGCTGGGCTTGCACGGCATGTCGCGCGATGCCTGGAAGCGCTTCGGCGATGATGGTTACAAGCACTATCAGGTATTGGAGGCGGGCTTCAAGTACAATATGATGGATCTCCAGGCCGCCATCGGCTTGCATCAGCTCGAGCGTATCGAGCAGTATTGGCAACGGCGCGAGGCGATATGGCTACGATACATGGAGGCCTTCGCCGATTTGCCCGTCACCCTGCCCGCGCCTATTGACCCCGCATCGCGGCACGCCCTGCATCTCTTCACCCTGCTGATTGACGAGCAGCGCTGCGGCATTTCGCGCGACGGCTTTCTCGACCGCATGACGCAGGAGGGCATCGGTGTGGGTGTGCATTATCTCAGCATACCCGAGCATCCGTACTATCGCGAGCGCTATGGCTGGCTGCCGGAGCAGTATCCGCAGGCCATGCATATCGGGAGGCAAACGGTGAGCATACCGCTGTCACCAAAGCTCAGCGATGGCGATGTGGACAGAATCATCCATACCGTGCGCGGGATACTGCTCAATACCGTATAG
- a CDS encoding class I SAM-dependent methyltransferase produces MTCIICQSKLVQVQESYNSEVIQNLWMQVGVELSSNVIKELPLSVEFFECSNCRFGTFQPLIEGTSEFYNDISNEKHYYLDEKWEYNMALEDLEKCQKILEIGCGEGYFVDKLLALGKEVKGIDKNNRAVMNAQIKSLPITDNTLDEVVHADRGSYDAVCAFQVLEHVEAPLDFIRSANSLLKTDGYFIVAVPNSSGILKYLRPSPTDCPPHHLTRWTARCFNELRRYGFEVVRLKREPLDSHRFHWLFSWWDSICNMKDVQCRSWIEEIELNLFWAVGRFTLSAMIQILRWIGIKELRFLAGHTLYVTLRKIAV; encoded by the coding sequence ATGACATGTATTATATGCCAGTCTAAACTGGTGCAAGTTCAGGAATCCTACAATTCGGAAGTTATACAAAATCTCTGGATGCAGGTGGGCGTTGAGTTGAGTAGTAATGTAATTAAAGAACTGCCTTTGAGTGTAGAGTTCTTTGAATGTTCAAATTGTAGATTTGGCACTTTTCAGCCGCTAATTGAGGGAACATCTGAATTCTATAATGATATTTCAAATGAGAAGCACTATTACTTGGATGAAAAGTGGGAGTATAATATGGCTCTCGAAGATTTAGAAAAATGTCAAAAAATTCTAGAAATTGGATGTGGAGAAGGATACTTTGTAGATAAATTATTAGCTCTTGGAAAGGAGGTAAAGGGGATCGATAAAAACAATCGCGCAGTAATGAATGCTCAAATCAAATCTTTACCGATAACTGATAATACTTTAGATGAAGTGGTACATGCAGATAGAGGATCGTATGATGCTGTTTGTGCCTTTCAAGTACTAGAGCACGTCGAGGCACCACTGGACTTTATTCGCTCAGCTAATTCATTGTTAAAAACGGATGGTTACTTTATTGTTGCAGTTCCAAATTCGAGTGGGATATTGAAGTACTTACGTCCTTCTCCAACTGATTGTCCTCCTCATCACCTAACACGGTGGACCGCGCGATGCTTTAACGAGTTGCGTCGATATGGATTTGAGGTGGTTAGATTAAAGAGAGAACCATTGGACTCCCATAGGTTTCATTGGCTGTTTTCATGGTGGGATTCAATATGTAATATGAAAGATGTGCAATGTCGCTCATGGATCGAGGAAATTGAGTTAAACTTATTTTGGGCCGTAGGTAGATTCACGTTATCAGCGATGATTCAGATATTGCGGTGGATTGGTATAAAGGAATTAAGATTTCTCGCCGGACATACGCTATATGTAACCCTCAGAAAAATAGCGGTTTAG
- a CDS encoding glycosyltransferase → MVYTNNNNNQNTITPKVSILMLAYNHEKFIDRAINGVLMQVTDFSFELVIGEDCSTDRTGDICEEYQRLYPDIIKLRRNPSNLGMNKNFVKTYNECRGEYIAFCEGDDYWTYNEKLQKQILFMDKLDLWLSFHNGRMVNDQGQLVQERILPTANWNINKLLQIFPFTATIVIRKIPLTIETQSLYEYTWSIDHMVMLLHANRGDIGMLESVWCDHVYHKSGATSTLPYGKWALNRINSLEIFNKLTSKRHNKHVKQAQKELCYHFAEIHARGVLQKVKFVAKALRYGMNINSIEALRIEIFRIKVSLFGR, encoded by the coding sequence ATGGTATATACAAATAATAATAATAACCAAAATACTATTACGCCAAAGGTGAGTATTTTGATGTTGGCGTATAATCACGAGAAATTTATTGATCGTGCAATAAATGGCGTACTTATGCAAGTTACGGATTTCTCGTTTGAATTGGTCATCGGGGAAGATTGCTCGACAGATAGGACTGGCGATATTTGCGAAGAGTATCAAAGGCTTTATCCCGATATAATAAAGTTAAGAAGAAATCCGTCAAATTTAGGTATGAATAAAAATTTCGTAAAAACATACAATGAATGCAGGGGTGAGTACATTGCATTTTGCGAAGGGGATGACTACTGGACTTATAATGAAAAGCTGCAAAAACAAATATTGTTTATGGACAAGTTGGATTTATGGCTATCTTTTCATAACGGACGAATGGTGAATGATCAAGGGCAATTAGTGCAAGAGCGCATATTGCCTACTGCTAATTGGAATATTAACAAACTGCTTCAAATATTCCCTTTTACGGCAACAATAGTTATAAGGAAGATCCCACTTACGATTGAAACACAATCATTATATGAATACACCTGGTCAATTGATCATATGGTTATGCTATTGCACGCGAATAGGGGTGATATAGGTATGCTCGAATCCGTATGGTGCGATCATGTCTATCATAAGAGCGGGGCAACATCCACCCTGCCCTATGGGAAATGGGCGTTAAACAGAATTAACTCATTAGAAATATTTAATAAATTAACATCAAAGCGTCATAACAAGCATGTGAAACAAGCACAGAAGGAGTTGTGTTATCATTTTGCTGAGATTCATGCTAGAGGTGTTTTGCAAAAGGTTAAATTCGTAGCTAAAGCATTAAGATATGGTATGAATATTAATAGCATAGAGGCATTGCGAATCGAAATTTTTAGGATTAAGGTTTCATTGTTTGGTCGATGA
- a CDS encoding class I SAM-dependent methyltransferase: MDEMDYAIFGEQAFSAVSNSKMYHIRRHAGRVILDVGCGPGQYIEALTAEGRIVDGVEINTVLRSQAMRYGRTIFNYDIEKGELQKIPAGVYDTVLCLDVLEHVVNPESTLKEMARIAKRNVIISVPLATPSEIELHGLLYSSYKDPTHLRYYTIHELKGDLANAGFKNILIVPTYSVSVILHRMIKSAFLQKFLVLVNRLLLRFIDKNNWSVVLAVGEK; this comes from the coding sequence ATGGATGAAATGGATTATGCAATATTTGGAGAGCAGGCCTTTTCAGCTGTAAGCAACAGTAAGATGTATCATATTCGAAGACATGCCGGGAGAGTTATTCTCGATGTTGGTTGTGGCCCAGGACAGTATATTGAAGCTTTAACTGCAGAGGGTCGTATCGTGGATGGCGTTGAAATTAATACAGTGCTGCGTTCTCAAGCGATGCGCTATGGTAGGACTATTTTTAACTACGATATAGAAAAAGGCGAATTGCAGAAGATCCCAGCTGGTGTTTATGATACCGTTCTTTGTTTAGACGTCCTGGAACATGTAGTTAATCCTGAATCAACGCTTAAGGAAATGGCTCGGATAGCAAAGCGAAATGTAATTATATCTGTACCGCTGGCAACACCATCGGAAATTGAGTTACACGGATTACTGTATTCGTCATATAAGGATCCGACGCATCTTCGATACTATACAATACATGAGCTTAAAGGTGACCTTGCTAATGCAGGATTTAAAAATATATTGATAGTCCCGACATATTCCGTTTCTGTAATATTGCATCGAATGATTAAGTCTGCTTTCTTGCAAAAGTTTCTAGTGCTCGTCAATAGGCTGTTATTACGCTTCATTGATAAAAATAATTGGTCGGTAGTATTGGCTGTCGGCGAAAAATAA
- a CDS encoding ABC transporter permease, giving the protein MQEQNSAEWTTIIKPKSGWFDVNLRELWQYRDLIMLFVRRDFVQFYKQTILGPLWFFLQPFFTTVIFTVVFGNIAKIPTDGVPPMLFYMAGTITWTYFSTCLTKTSDTFIANANIFGKVYFPRLAVPISIVITNMITFGIQFLFFIGFLFYYWFIGTEVLINWYVLLLPVLLLMMAALGLGTGIIISSLTTKYRDLRLVVQFGVQLLMYATPVVYPLSVLPDKYLPLLLANPMTAIVEAFRYSFLGAGVFRWDYLGTSAAVILLTLALGVLLFSRVEKTFMDTV; this is encoded by the coding sequence ATGCAAGAGCAAAATTCAGCCGAGTGGACAACAATTATTAAACCGAAAAGCGGTTGGTTCGACGTAAACCTGCGCGAGCTTTGGCAGTACCGTGATTTGATTATGTTGTTCGTACGCAGGGATTTCGTACAGTTTTACAAGCAGACAATTCTCGGACCTCTCTGGTTCTTCTTGCAGCCTTTTTTTACCACTGTGATATTCACGGTGGTATTCGGTAATATCGCCAAAATCCCCACCGACGGTGTGCCGCCGATGCTGTTTTATATGGCAGGCACCATCACCTGGACGTATTTCTCTACCTGTTTGACCAAGACCTCCGATACCTTTATTGCCAATGCCAATATTTTCGGAAAAGTCTATTTTCCCCGGCTTGCCGTGCCAATATCCATCGTGATCACTAATATGATCACCTTCGGCATTCAATTCCTGTTTTTTATTGGCTTCCTGTTCTATTATTGGTTTATCGGTACCGAGGTGCTGATTAATTGGTATGTACTGCTACTCCCTGTTCTCCTGTTGATGATGGCCGCTCTGGGTCTTGGTACAGGGATTATTATCTCCTCGCTCACGACGAAATACAGGGATTTGCGCTTAGTCGTACAGTTCGGTGTCCAGCTCCTCATGTACGCAACGCCGGTTGTCTATCCACTCTCAGTCCTTCCGGATAAATACCTACCGCTGCTCCTGGCAAATCCGATGACGGCAATCGTTGAAGCGTTTAGATATTCCTTCCTCGGAGCAGGTGTGTTTCGATGGGATTACCTCGGTACGAGCGCTGCAGTTATCCTGCTCACGCTCGCTTTAGGCGTACTTTTGTTCAGCAGGGTGGAAAAAACCTTCATGGATACGGTTTGA
- a CDS encoding acetyltransferase — MGLPDTGVVIWGAGGHAKVVADIVRLEGRFQIEGFIDELNPDRAGEAFCGSLVIGGRECLEILRKKGILKILPGFGDCRRRSQLNEELRTLGFVMPNVIHPRATVAADVCIDGGTIIAAGAVVGPGVRLGRSVIINTAASVDHDCVLGDAVHVCPGAHLAGGVIIGEASQIGIGAVVIDGVCIGAQSLIGAGAVVTKNIPESVVAYGVPAHIKREHLQ, encoded by the coding sequence ATGGGACTGCCTGATACGGGCGTCGTGATTTGGGGCGCAGGTGGACATGCGAAAGTAGTAGCCGATATCGTACGTCTGGAGGGCCGGTTTCAAATCGAGGGTTTTATTGACGAGTTGAACCCTGATCGAGCCGGAGAGGCGTTCTGCGGATCGTTGGTCATTGGCGGTAGGGAGTGCCTCGAAATACTGCGTAAAAAAGGAATATTGAAAATCCTGCCTGGCTTCGGGGATTGTCGAAGGAGATCGCAACTCAATGAGGAATTGCGCACCTTGGGGTTCGTTATGCCGAATGTCATCCATCCCCGGGCGACCGTCGCTGCGGATGTATGTATTGATGGTGGTACGATTATTGCAGCGGGTGCGGTAGTAGGACCTGGAGTGCGATTAGGCCGCAGCGTTATTATCAATACAGCGGCATCTGTAGATCATGATTGCGTACTTGGTGATGCGGTGCATGTCTGTCCTGGTGCTCATCTCGCCGGTGGTGTCATTATCGGTGAGGCCTCACAAATTGGAATAGGAGCAGTCGTGATCGATGGGGTATGTATAGGTGCGCAGTCTCTAATAGGTGCCGGCGCGGTCGTCACGAAGAATATTCCTGAGAGTGTCGTCGCCTATGGTGTACCAGCACATATAAAAAGGGAGCATCTTCAGTGA
- a CDS encoding polysaccharide ABC transporter ATP-binding protein, whose translation MDEVMALHGVSIEVNEGEILGIIGKNGAGKSTLLKILSRVTAPSSGEVKIRGRVASLLEVGTGFHPELTGRENIYLNGSILGMTKREIAEKFDEIVEFAGVNAFIETPVKRYSSGMHVRLAFAVAAHLEPEILVVDEVLAVGDAEFQKKCLGKMSEVALEGRTVLFVSHNMEAVQNLCTGGIVLKQGEVVYRGSARDAVSSYMKNFLVSNVRCDWEQSMAPGDAEHKLLSAEVLMPSSPGTPLYTSDEIRFRFRYWTRNSRDLLDVTYHLRDENGILVLVDSSVYRDHEKYGIGEVTLCATIPANILNEGTYSIGWLLLVANRAHVVAQAHDVLTFELLPSPNGQFGWQGHKEGVIRVRATTWCRIEGSDHAEAAKTRMWSANGTA comes from the coding sequence ATGGACGAAGTTATGGCCTTGCATGGCGTCTCCATCGAAGTAAACGAGGGCGAGATTTTGGGGATAATTGGTAAAAACGGTGCAGGGAAATCGACGCTGCTGAAAATCCTCTCAAGAGTTACAGCACCCAGCTCCGGCGAAGTGAAGATTCGAGGTCGCGTGGCAAGCTTGCTCGAAGTTGGTACAGGATTTCACCCGGAGCTTACGGGTAGAGAAAATATTTATCTGAACGGCTCTATTCTCGGAATGACGAAACGCGAGATCGCAGAAAAATTCGATGAGATCGTGGAATTTGCGGGTGTCAATGCGTTTATTGAAACGCCAGTGAAGCGATACTCTAGCGGTATGCATGTACGGCTCGCCTTCGCAGTTGCGGCGCACCTGGAACCGGAGATACTGGTAGTGGACGAAGTCCTGGCCGTAGGCGATGCGGAGTTCCAAAAGAAATGTCTCGGAAAAATGAGCGAAGTAGCGTTGGAAGGGAGGACGGTCCTGTTCGTCAGTCACAACATGGAGGCTGTTCAGAATCTCTGTACAGGCGGCATCGTTCTTAAACAGGGTGAAGTAGTTTACCGTGGGAGTGCGCGTGATGCGGTATCTTCGTATATGAAGAATTTTCTTGTGAGCAATGTACGCTGCGATTGGGAGCAGTCAATGGCTCCGGGGGATGCCGAACATAAACTGCTCTCCGCAGAGGTATTGATGCCGTCAAGTCCTGGCACGCCACTGTATACAAGCGACGAAATTCGTTTCAGATTCAGGTATTGGACGAGGAATTCCCGGGATCTGTTGGATGTGACGTATCATCTTCGAGATGAAAACGGGATACTCGTGCTCGTAGATAGCTCTGTGTATCGTGATCACGAAAAGTACGGTATCGGCGAGGTTACGCTATGCGCAACTATCCCTGCCAATATTTTGAATGAAGGAACCTACTCCATTGGTTGGCTCCTGCTTGTCGCTAATCGCGCCCATGTAGTCGCTCAGGCGCACGATGTGCTCACGTTTGAACTTCTGCCGTCACCGAACGGTCAGTTCGGCTGGCAGGGACACAAAGAGGGCGTAATCAGGGTCAGAGCGACGACATGGTGTCGAATCGAGGGTAGTGATCACGCGGAGGCTGCAAAGACGCGTATGTGGAGTGCAAATGGGACTGCCTGA
- a CDS encoding glycosyltransferase family 4 protein, which translates to MNILYLSQLGGGHDSYVRRIANELIRLGNTVTILYIEYGNKKITIASENGLTIVSVGLLGLHYYASKLLSNCTEVVRYCRSIEYQWQLTKTIKMLNKIFRYDLVECHEVEVYASVRRLLPVIIRMHSLDWVWKENADDSGYQASRSEAVTQRRLVLNAEAVFSPSRSLIDIVEKKCKVNREITVIPYPVDTDVFYPVDKASDELIILFVGRVEYRKGADCIISAMQIIWSQFPEAILKLVGSVDASMKTMLKTIGDNRIKVVGRVRLEMLPEIYRKASIVVVPSRWDNSPNVIYEAMASGVPVVGSKVGGIPELINDGVDGLLFQRSNVQELAGKILYLLSNRDVSRSIGNKARERMLQTCKLEIISRKTQKHYLDIIQSWKIKK; encoded by the coding sequence ATGAATATATTGTATCTGTCACAGCTTGGAGGTGGTCACGATTCATACGTTCGGCGAATAGCCAATGAATTAATTCGTCTTGGAAACACTGTAACAATCTTATATATAGAATATGGAAATAAGAAGATTACCATCGCAAGTGAAAATGGCCTCACGATTGTTTCTGTTGGTCTTCTAGGCTTACATTACTATGCATCAAAGCTATTAAGCAATTGTACAGAGGTTGTTCGTTACTGTCGATCCATTGAGTATCAATGGCAGCTTACAAAGACCATTAAAATGTTAAATAAAATATTTCGCTATGATCTTGTCGAGTGTCATGAGGTTGAAGTTTATGCTTCAGTAAGGAGACTGCTCCCTGTCATCATAAGAATGCACTCTCTTGATTGGGTTTGGAAGGAAAACGCTGATGACTCAGGCTACCAAGCAAGTCGTTCAGAAGCTGTAACTCAAAGACGGCTAGTATTAAATGCAGAAGCAGTGTTCTCGCCAAGTAGATCACTTATCGATATTGTAGAGAAAAAATGCAAAGTAAATAGAGAAATAACTGTAATACCTTATCCTGTAGATACGGATGTGTTTTATCCAGTCGATAAGGCATCCGATGAGCTCATTATTCTATTCGTTGGCAGGGTCGAGTATCGAAAGGGAGCTGATTGTATTATTTCAGCTATGCAAATTATTTGGTCTCAATTCCCTGAAGCAATATTGAAATTAGTTGGATCTGTTGATGCTTCTATGAAGACAATGTTGAAGACGATAGGTGATAATAGAATAAAGGTAGTTGGAAGAGTCAGATTAGAGATGCTGCCCGAAATCTATCGGAAAGCGTCAATTGTTGTCGTACCATCGCGGTGGGATAATTCTCCAAATGTAATTTATGAGGCAATGGCGTCTGGTGTCCCTGTTGTTGGCTCAAAAGTTGGCGGTATACCAGAGCTTATAAATGATGGTGTAGACGGGCTGCTCTTTCAGAGATCAAATGTACAAGAACTTGCAGGCAAGATCTTGTATTTGTTAAGTAATAGGGACGTCTCAAGATCAATAGGAAATAAAGCTCGGGAAAGGATGCTCCAAACGTGCAAGCTTGAAATCATTTCCAGGAAAACACAAAAGCATTATCTTGACATCATACAATCATGGAAAATTAAAAAATGA
- a CDS encoding glycosyltransferase family 39 protein yields MEKVIRNNVPFVLFATVWLTYAMFFTPAGGVTPNRYMNTTHSLVNEGSFTIDKYHENTCDKAYYEGHYYAGALPGPSIFAVPSYVLFKLMYAMLPDAIKANFGEIQSYKKTKLEDSSFYGSVDNVEYFLSQGFVVIFTVGVAGALLVLFIYKISLLVTSSAFTSYMVAIAFAFATHIMWHAVVLFEQVFSMLFTAMAVYYLLRAEHDELTKWHVVALGLVTAMTFTVEVSGLLVAAGVTIYVVMFKRQFTVLYFAGFAIPVIALALHNVVLFDHPFKTGYHFLAGESYQNIVSEGMIGLSYPRAERFIGLLLSPERGLLLFAPISMLAIVSFGHAIVDKQKRDRMLVFSGVMFLSALCYVASFKGWNAGGAFGPRYLLFAMPFLVIPVSVMLRERGKGTFYFLMIFGMLINIAGAMRGFTETYYTHVLEFVNSGFTLPWLGQIQSHTVNPHGTISKLFSVLQSVAIILLSLLGAFSLYVGWTLRRKEMQKEHVENPELVSTGLNS; encoded by the coding sequence ATGGAAAAAGTAATACGTAATAATGTACCGTTTGTTTTGTTTGCTACTGTATGGCTCACGTACGCTATGTTCTTTACGCCAGCAGGCGGAGTGACTCCAAATAGGTACATGAACACAACACACAGTCTCGTAAATGAAGGGTCGTTTACTATCGATAAGTATCATGAGAATACATGCGACAAAGCATACTATGAAGGGCATTATTACGCCGGAGCATTGCCGGGTCCCAGCATTTTTGCTGTGCCATCATATGTGCTTTTCAAATTAATGTATGCGATGTTGCCTGATGCAATCAAGGCGAATTTCGGTGAAATCCAATCCTATAAGAAAACAAAGCTCGAAGACAGCTCGTTCTACGGTAGCGTTGACAATGTTGAGTATTTCCTTTCTCAAGGTTTCGTCGTCATTTTCACTGTGGGTGTTGCCGGTGCTTTGCTCGTCCTGTTTATCTATAAAATATCCTTGCTTGTTACAAGTTCGGCCTTTACATCGTACATGGTGGCAATTGCCTTTGCCTTTGCCACGCATATTATGTGGCATGCGGTAGTGCTTTTCGAGCAGGTTTTTTCCATGCTATTCACAGCAATGGCGGTGTATTATCTATTGCGCGCTGAACACGATGAGCTGACAAAATGGCATGTTGTGGCCTTGGGTTTAGTGACGGCGATGACTTTTACTGTCGAAGTTTCCGGTCTGCTCGTTGCTGCGGGAGTAACAATCTATGTTGTGATGTTTAAAAGACAATTCACAGTTTTGTATTTTGCAGGATTTGCGATCCCTGTTATAGCCTTAGCTTTGCATAATGTGGTCTTGTTTGATCATCCGTTCAAAACAGGTTATCATTTCCTTGCTGGCGAATCATATCAGAATATCGTGAGTGAGGGTATGATCGGTCTATCGTATCCTAGAGCTGAAAGGTTTATCGGATTGCTACTGAGTCCTGAACGAGGTCTACTTTTGTTCGCGCCGATATCGATGTTGGCGATTGTTTCTTTTGGGCACGCGATTGTTGATAAGCAAAAGAGAGACAGAATGCTTGTGTTTTCTGGTGTCATGTTCCTTTCAGCACTTTGTTACGTTGCTTCATTCAAGGGTTGGAATGCAGGAGGCGCCTTTGGTCCGCGCTATCTTTTGTTTGCGATGCCATTTTTGGTAATTCCGGTATCAGTAATGCTAAGAGAACGAGGCAAGGGGACATTCTATTTCCTTATGATATTTGGCATGCTTATAAATATTGCTGGTGCCATGCGAGGATTTACTGAGACCTACTATACGCATGTGTTGGAATTCGTTAATTCCGGCTTCACGTTGCCATGGTTGGGGCAAATCCAATCCCATACAGTGAATCCGCACGGAACTATTTCTAAATTATTTAGTGTTTTACAGTCTGTCGCGATTATACTTTTATCTCTACTGGGTGCATTTTCTCTTTATGTTGGATGGACTTTGAGGCGCAAAGAGATGCAAAAAGAACATGTCGAAAATCCAGAACTCGTCTCGACTGGATTAAATTCATGA
- a CDS encoding aminotransferase class I/II-fold pyridoxal phosphate-dependent enzyme produces MNISEEDRNLAIFGGRPAFREALHVGRPNIGNRDRFDELLDGIFQRKWLSNNGPLAQEFEKRIAEYLQVKHCVVVSNATVGLEILIKALELKGEVIVPSFTFVATAHALQWQGITPVFCDIDPETHNLDPGKVTELIGPATSGILGVHVWGRPCAVDELIEIAKRKNVKLLFDAAHAFGCSYNGTMIGNFGEAEVFSFHATKFFNTFEGGAIATNSEELAGRLRLMKNFGFSGYDNVVDLGLNAKMSEVHAAMGIANLESIDDFISVNRKNYLAYKKSFSSLPGIRIIEYPEREKCNYQYVVVEIDETIVGLTRDEILQVLHAENVLARRYFYPGCHQMEPYKKQIKHRREVLQETELLAKCIMILPNGSSIRRDEINCISQVISRAFANRHEIHSMLSRRTRVQSARK; encoded by the coding sequence GTGAACATCAGTGAAGAAGACCGAAACTTAGCGATATTTGGAGGCAGGCCAGCATTCAGAGAAGCACTTCATGTAGGTCGGCCGAACATTGGCAACCGTGATCGGTTCGACGAGTTGCTGGATGGAATCTTCCAACGGAAATGGCTCTCCAATAATGGCCCGCTCGCGCAGGAGTTCGAGAAGCGCATAGCGGAGTACCTCCAGGTCAAACATTGTGTCGTCGTTTCCAACGCGACCGTTGGACTTGAAATACTGATTAAAGCGTTGGAATTGAAGGGCGAAGTTATCGTTCCGTCCTTCACATTCGTGGCGACAGCACATGCACTGCAGTGGCAGGGTATTACGCCAGTATTCTGCGACATAGATCCGGAAACGCACAATCTTGACCCCGGTAAAGTCACAGAACTCATCGGCCCAGCCACTTCAGGAATTCTTGGAGTGCACGTATGGGGGCGTCCTTGTGCCGTTGATGAGCTTATTGAAATCGCTAAACGAAAGAATGTCAAACTTCTGTTCGATGCTGCGCATGCCTTCGGTTGTTCTTACAATGGCACCATGATCGGGAACTTCGGAGAAGCGGAAGTGTTTAGTTTCCACGCAACGAAATTTTTCAATACCTTCGAGGGCGGAGCGATCGCGACAAACAGCGAAGAACTCGCCGGTCGCTTGAGACTAATGAAGAATTTCGGTTTTTCGGGATATGATAACGTCGTTGACCTCGGGCTGAACGCCAAAATGTCCGAAGTGCATGCTGCAATGGGTATTGCGAACCTGGAAAGTATCGATGATTTCATATCAGTCAATCGCAAAAACTATCTTGCGTATAAAAAAAGTTTTAGTAGTCTGCCAGGCATCCGGATTATCGAATACCCTGAAAGAGAAAAATGTAATTATCAGTACGTTGTTGTTGAAATAGATGAAACTATCGTTGGTCTTACCAGAGACGAAATATTACAGGTGCTGCATGCAGAAAACGTGCTGGCGCGGCGCTATTTTTACCCCGGTTGCCATCAAATGGAGCCGTATAAGAAGCAAATAAAGCATAGGCGGGAAGTATTACAAGAAACGGAGCTTCTGGCAAAATGCATTATGATCTTGCCAAATGGATCAAGTATACGTCGTGATGAAATTAATTGTATTTCGCAGGTTATATCTCGGGCGTTTGCAAACAGGCACGAAATTCATTCGATGCTCAGTAGACGGACGAGAGTACAAAGCGCACGAAAATAA